From Balearica regulorum gibbericeps isolate bBalReg1 chromosome 13, bBalReg1.pri, whole genome shotgun sequence, a single genomic window includes:
- the GARRE1 gene encoding granule associated Rac and RHOG effector protein 1 isoform X2 encodes MYCCSAQESKMDYKRRFLLGGSKQKVQQHQQYQMPELGRTLSAPLASTTPASPLVSSAAAGSCNHPVSHTTPIADIQQGISKYLDALNVFCRTSTFLTDLFSSVFRNSHYSKAAMQLKDVQEHVMEAASRLTAAIKPEIAKMLMELSAGAANFKDQKEFSLQDIEVLGRCFLTVVQVHFQFLSQALQKVQPVAHSCFAEAVAQERKNISGAGASNLSPTNELEEAIRSWRGAAEATSRLRERGCDGCLAGIEVQQLFCSQTVAIPEHQLKELNMKIDSALQAYKVALESLGHCEYAMKAGFHLNPKAIEASLQGCCSEAEAQQTGRRQTPPQPIQCELPTVPVQIGSHFLKGISFNESAAENLKLKTHTMLQLIKEAGCHNGLTPRDDSPVTEVLNQVCPSTWRGACKTAVQLLFGQAGLVVVDTAQIENKEAYAPQISLEGSRIVVQVPSTWCLKEDPATMSLLQRSLDPEKTLGLVDVLYTAVFDIQRWKEGREQALPCIQIQLQREISDFGNQVDMPSGNGSKSSGGLQKTFSKLTSRFTKKTSCTSTSNTGSYSISNTSSKNVFISSNSEEKAKMPANIDARLQSILNIGNFPRTADPLQSIQSTNNQLVNGFLVERRDNFFKPDDGKDDKGMNLPTDQEMQDVIDFLSGFNMGKSQQTSPMVKRRNSVASSAATEPKSGTVQQQPQSVSHTPLHPSQQGLSQQQQSQKQQQQQMQYYQHLLQPIGPQQRVPAKWLTNSSQQPAQAVGAGLSHINQWNNPGFSDLSSDLYSLGLVSSYMDNMMSEMLGQKPQGPRNNTWPNRDQTDGVFGMLGEILPFDPAVGSDPEFARYVAGVNQAMQQKRQAQHVRRPSNTRSNWPLPDDPHKTWPFPEYFTEGDVTNSWSGTQGDSASSSDETSSANGDSLFSMFSGPDLVAAVKQRRTTKPKLGLQRHPGSIRPLSQTRYLVRVHLCIL; translated from the exons ATGTATTGCTGTAGTgcacaagaaagcaaaatggaCTATAAGCGGCGCTTTTTGCTTGGCGGGTCCAAGCAAAAAGTGCAGCAACACCAGCAGTATCAAATGCCTGAGCTAGGCAGGACCCTGAGCGCACCGCTGGCATCTACAACCCCAGCATCCCCTTTGGTCTCCtcggctgctgcaggcagctgcaacCACCCTGTGTCCCATACTACTCCGATCGCAGACATCCAGCAGGGAATCTCCAAATATCTGGATGCACTCAACGTGTTTTGCCGTACAAGCACTTTCCTTACAGACCTTTTCAGCAGTGTATTTAGGAACTCGCACTATTCTAAGGCAGCTATGCAACTGAAAGACGTGCAGGAACATGTCATGGAAGCAGCGAGTCGACTCACAGCagcaataaaaccagaaatagcaAAAATGCTGATGGAACTGAGTGCAGGAGCTGCAAACTTTAAAGATCAAAAAGAGTTCAGCCTACAAGACATTGAG GTACTTGGGAGATGTTTCTTGACGGTGGTGCAGGTCCACTTTCAGTTCCTGTCACAAGCTTTGCAGAAGGTCCAGCCAGTGGCACACTCTTGCTTTGCTGAAGCTGTAGctcaggagagaaagaacatTAGTGGGGCTGGAGCCTCAAATTTAAGCCCCACCAATGAGCTAGAAGAGGCAATAAGATcctggagaggagcagcagag GCCACATCTCGACTGCGAGAAAGAGGCTGTGATGGATGTTTGGCAGGAATTGAAGttcagcagcttttctgttcaCAGACTGTGGCAATCCCTGAACATCAGCTCAAAGAGCTAAACATGAAAATTGACAGTGCTTTGCAG GCTTACAAAGTGGCTTTGGAGAGTTTAGGCCATTGTGAATATGCAATGAAGGCTGGCTTCCACTTGAACCCAAAAGCTATTGAAGCAAGTCTGCAG GGCTGTTGCAGTGAAGCTGAAGCCCAGCAAACAGGAAGGAGACAGACTCCACCTCAGCCAATTCAGTGTGAACTGCCCACTGTACCTGTTCAGATAGGATCGCATTTTCTGAAAGGAATATCCTTTAATGAGTCTGCAGCGGAAAACCTGAAGCTGAAAACG cacacaATGCTGCAGTTGATTAAGGAAGCTGGATGCCATAACGGACTTACACCACGGGATGACTCTCCTGTTACTGAAGTACTAAATCAGGTTTGCCCTTCCACCTGGCGAGGAGCCTGCAAAACTGCTGTGCAATTATTATTTGGCCAAGCTGGACTG GTGGTTGTGGACACAGCACAGATTGAAAATAAAGAAGCCTATGCTCCTCAGATAAGTTTAGAAGGATCCAGAATTGTGGTGCAAGTTCCATCAACttg GTGTCTGAAAGAAGATCCAGCAACAATGTCTTTGCTACAGAGGAGTCTGGATCCAGAGAAGACTTTGGGACTAGTAGATGTGCTCTATACTGCTGTGTTTGACATACAGaggtggaaggaaggaag GGAGCAAGCTTTGCCTTGTATTCAGATCCAGTTACAGCGTGAAATCTCAGACTTTGGGAATCAAGTTGACATGCCATCCGGAAATGGAAGCAAATCTTCAGGTGGTCTACAAAAGACGTTCTCAAAACTGACTTCACGGTTTACAAAAAAAACTTCCTGCACCAGTACAAGTAATACTGGAAGTTATTCAATCTCTAATACATCTTCCAAAAATGTCTTCATAAGTTCCAACTCAGAGGAGAAAGCTAAAATGCCTGCTAACATAGATGCACGgttacaaagcattttaaacattGGTAATTTTCCTAGGACTGCAGATCCACTGCAGTCAATTCAGAGCACAAATAATCAGCTAGTGAATGGGTTTCTAGTCGAAAGACGGGATAATTTCTTCAAACCAGATGATGGCAAGGATGACAAAGGTATGAATTTACCAACTGACCAAGAAATGCAGGATGTTATCGATTTCTTGTCTGGTTTTAACATGGGCAAATCCCAGCAGACTTCTCCGATGGTGAAAAGAAGGAACTCTGTTGCATCCTCTGCAGCAACAGAACCAAAATCAGGAACAGTACAACAGCAACCGCAGTCTGTCTCTCACACACCACTGCATCCCTCTCAGCAAGGCTTGTCACAGCAACAGCAgtcacaaaagcagcagcagcagcaaatgcagTATTACCAACACTTGCTTCAACCTATTGGACCACAGCAACGTGTACCTGCCAAATGGCTGACTAATTCTTCACAGCAGCCAGCCCAAGCTGTTGGAGCTGGATTGTCTCATATAAACCAGTGGAACAATCCTGGTTTTTCAGATTTAAGCTCCGATCTGTACAGCTTGGGTCTTGTGAGCAGCTATATGGACAATATGATGTCAGAGATGTTAGGACAGAAACCACAAGGACCTAGAAACAACACATGGCCAAATCGTGACCAAACTGATGGAGTGTTTGGGATGTTGGGAGAAATCCTGCCTTTTGATCCTGCAG TTGGCTCTGATCCAGAATTTGCTCGCTATGTTGCTGGGGTCAACCAGGCTATGCAACAGAAAAGGCAAGCACAGCACGTCCGCCGTCCAAGCAACACACGTAGCAACTGGCCTCTTCCCGATGATCCTCATAAAACCTGGCCCTTTCCTGAGTATTTCACAGAAGG TGACGTGACAAATAGCTGGTCTGGTACTCAAGGAGACTCTGCCAGCTCAAGTGATGAGACCTCCTCAGCTAATGGAGACAGTTTGTTCTCCATGTTCTCAGGGCCAGACCTTGTTGCTGCTGTGAAGCAGAGAAG